A part of Solibacillus sp. FSL H8-0538 genomic DNA contains:
- a CDS encoding LysR family transcriptional regulator: protein MELRQLRYFVEVAEREHISEAAEHLHVAQSAISRQIANLEEELGTPLFERIGRNVKLTPVGKIFLEHTVTALKAIDFAAKQVEEFIDPAKGTIKVGFPTSLASYVLPTVISAFKKEYPDVSFHLRQGSYKFLIEAVKSRELNLAFLGPLPPKDELIDATVLFSENIHALLPATHPLAKNSSINLIDLRNDNFVLFPEGYILHKVAVEACKSAGFIAKVTSEGEDMDALKGLVAAGIGVTLLPESSLYDSTPRLTVKVPIAMPSIRRTVGVISPTNRELAPSEKVFIEFVNNFFSRLTQFQ, encoded by the coding sequence TTGGAACTACGCCAATTACGTTACTTTGTAGAAGTGGCAGAACGCGAACATATTTCTGAAGCAGCTGAACATTTGCATGTCGCTCAATCCGCAATTAGTCGCCAAATTGCCAATTTAGAAGAAGAACTAGGTACACCACTTTTTGAGCGCATCGGCCGCAATGTCAAGCTAACGCCAGTAGGGAAAATCTTTCTTGAACATACCGTTACTGCCTTGAAGGCAATTGATTTCGCTGCCAAGCAGGTGGAAGAATTTATAGACCCGGCAAAAGGGACAATCAAGGTCGGCTTCCCAACAAGTTTAGCTAGCTATGTTTTACCAACTGTTATATCTGCATTCAAAAAGGAATACCCAGATGTGTCATTCCACTTACGTCAAGGATCCTACAAATTTTTAATTGAAGCGGTAAAAAGTCGCGAATTAAATTTAGCTTTTTTAGGCCCACTACCTCCTAAGGATGAATTAATCGATGCAACCGTACTGTTTAGTGAAAACATTCATGCGCTACTACCTGCAACACATCCATTAGCAAAAAATTCGTCGATTAATTTAATTGATTTACGCAACGATAATTTCGTTTTGTTTCCGGAAGGCTATATTTTGCATAAAGTAGCCGTTGAAGCATGTAAATCAGCAGGCTTCATCGCCAAAGTTACTTCTGAGGGTGAGGATATGGATGCACTGAAGGGGCTTGTTGCTGCAGGAATTGGAGTCACTCTATTGCCAGAGAGTTCACTATATGATTCGACACCACGTTTAACAGTGAAGGTTCCGATTGCTATGCCAAGCATTCGTCGCACAGTCGGCGTCATCTCTCCAACAAATCGCGAGCTCGCTCCATCTGAAAAAGTATTTATTGAGTTTGTTAATAATTTCTTCTCGAGACTAACACAGTTTCAGTAG
- a CDS encoding MetQ/NlpA family ABC transporter substrate-binding protein: MKKLLSFLLLSVLVLALAACGSDDEGTTETADTNDTAATEGTTEPTKLVVGASYGLHDIILEQAKPLLAEQGIELVIEPYQDYIMPNQDLESGELDANYFQHIPYLELENAEKGYGFVNAGGIHIEPIGIYSQEYASLDELPDGATIIISNSVSDQGRILSLLENLGLIKLADGIDKTAAELKDIVENPKNLNIDASSAPEILVQYYKNGEGDAVVINSNFAIDAGINPITDSIAIEGSESPYVNVIATRAGEENNETIVKLIEVLHSKEIQDFIVEEWGGAVVPVSK, from the coding sequence ATGAAGAAATTATTATCATTTTTACTTTTATCAGTGCTTGTATTAGCTTTAGCAGCTTGTGGAAGCGATGATGAAGGAACAACTGAAACAGCTGATACAAACGATACAGCTGCAACAGAAGGTACAACTGAACCAACAAAATTAGTTGTAGGTGCTTCTTATGGTTTACATGATATTATTTTAGAGCAAGCGAAACCACTTTTAGCTGAACAAGGGATCGAATTAGTAATCGAGCCTTATCAAGATTATATAATGCCAAACCAAGATTTAGAGTCTGGCGAATTAGATGCTAACTATTTCCAACATATTCCGTACTTAGAGCTTGAAAACGCTGAAAAAGGCTACGGTTTTGTTAATGCTGGTGGAATTCACATCGAGCCAATCGGGATATACTCTCAAGAATATGCTTCTTTAGATGAACTTCCAGACGGCGCAACAATTATCATTTCTAACTCAGTTTCTGACCAAGGTCGTATTTTGTCGTTACTTGAAAATTTAGGCTTAATTAAATTAGCAGATGGTATTGATAAAACAGCTGCTGAATTAAAAGATATTGTAGAAAACCCTAAAAACTTAAACATTGATGCAAGCTCTGCACCAGAAATTTTAGTTCAATACTATAAAAATGGTGAAGGTGATGCAGTTGTAATTAACTCAAACTTCGCAATCGATGCAGGTATTAACCCAATTACAGATTCTATTGCCATTGAAGGATCTGAATCTCCATACGTAAACGTAATTGCTACACGTGCTGGTGAAGAAAACAACGAAACAATCGTGAAGTTAATTGAAGTACTACATTCTAAAGAAATCCAAGACTTCATCGTTGAAGAATGGGGCGGGGCAGTAGTTCCTGTAAGCAAATAA
- a CDS encoding methionine ABC transporter permease, with protein MLSQLFPNVVWDKMWEATYETLYMTVISTGVTFVLGLAIGILLFLTSPNQIGANKVAHFLTGSVVNIFRSIPFIVLIILLIPFTNFLLGTIRGVNAALPALIIGAAPFYARMVLIALREIDKGVIEAARSMGAKTSTIIWKVLIPESLPALISGITVTSVALVGYTAMAGIIGAGGLGNTAFIDGFQRSRSDVTVMATIIILAIVFVLQFIGDAITSKTDKR; from the coding sequence ATGCTTAGTCAATTATTTCCGAACGTCGTGTGGGACAAAATGTGGGAAGCGACGTATGAAACACTTTATATGACTGTAATTTCAACAGGTGTAACCTTTGTGCTCGGTCTAGCAATCGGGATTTTACTATTTTTAACGAGTCCCAATCAAATAGGGGCAAATAAAGTAGCGCATTTTTTAACAGGATCTGTCGTAAATATTTTCCGTTCCATTCCGTTTATCGTGCTTATAATTTTATTAATTCCATTTACAAATTTTTTACTTGGCACGATTCGTGGTGTAAATGCGGCATTACCTGCGCTTATTATCGGTGCGGCGCCGTTCTATGCACGTATGGTCCTCATCGCACTTCGTGAAATTGATAAAGGTGTTATTGAAGCAGCTCGCTCAATGGGTGCAAAAACATCAACAATTATTTGGAAAGTACTAATACCAGAATCATTGCCAGCGCTTATTTCTGGTATTACAGTAACATCGGTTGCACTTGTAGGCTATACAGCAATGGCTGGTATTATTGGTGCAGGTGGACTAGGGAATACAGCATTTATTGATGGATTCCAACGTAGCCGATCTGACGTAACCGTAATGGCGACAATTATTATATTAGCTATCGTTTTCGTTCTTCAGTTTATTGGCGATGCGATTACATCAAAAACAGACAAGCGTTAG
- a CDS encoding methionine ABC transporter ATP-binding protein, with translation MIELKNITKVYKTKNGDLTAVENVNLSIKQGEIYGIIGYSGAGKSTMIRLLNGLEKPTKGLVTVSGNELSSASGRKLREARQKISMIFQHFNLLWSRTVAENIAFPLEIAGVPKAERVKRVEELIELVGLTGRGKAYPSELSGGQKQRVGIARALANNPEVLLCDEATSALDPETTDSILELLLDINKRLGLTIVLITHEMHVIRKICHRVAVMEAGQVVEQGEVLQVFQHPQAPITKKFVSQVSGATQETQESLEQILAKYKSGNIIKLSFVGQTTEQPVISQIIKQFDIAINIVQGDISHTTSGPYGTLFVHIDGQQADIDAALAILEQHEIKTEVIEHA, from the coding sequence ATGATTGAATTAAAAAATATTACGAAAGTTTATAAAACGAAAAATGGCGACTTAACAGCTGTTGAAAATGTAAACTTATCGATTAAGCAAGGAGAAATCTATGGCATTATCGGTTATAGTGGTGCCGGTAAAAGTACAATGATTCGCCTGTTAAATGGTTTAGAAAAGCCAACAAAGGGCTTAGTTACAGTTAGTGGCAATGAGCTATCATCTGCTTCAGGACGAAAACTACGCGAGGCTCGTCAAAAAATTAGTATGATCTTCCAACACTTCAACCTTTTATGGTCACGCACTGTGGCGGAAAACATCGCCTTCCCGCTTGAAATTGCAGGTGTTCCCAAAGCAGAACGTGTAAAACGTGTAGAAGAGTTAATTGAACTTGTTGGTCTTACTGGTCGCGGCAAAGCGTATCCTTCAGAGCTTTCGGGAGGACAAAAGCAGCGTGTCGGTATTGCGCGCGCCTTAGCGAATAACCCAGAAGTACTTTTATGTGATGAAGCAACATCTGCACTTGACCCGGAAACGACGGATTCAATTTTAGAGCTTCTTTTAGATATTAATAAAAGACTTGGCTTAACGATTGTACTAATCACACACGAAATGCACGTTATTCGTAAAATTTGTCACCGCGTCGCTGTTATGGAAGCTGGACAAGTAGTGGAGCAAGGTGAGGTGCTACAAGTATTCCAACACCCGCAAGCACCAATTACGAAAAAATTCGTTTCACAAGTATCAGGTGCAACACAAGAAACGCAAGAATCTTTAGAGCAAATTTTAGCGAAATATAAATCTGGGAACATCATTAAGCTATCATTCGTTGGACAAACGACAGAGCAACCAGTCATTTCGCAAATTATTAAGCAGTTTGATATTGCCATTAATATCGTTCAAGGTGATATTTCTCATACAACTAGTGGTCCGTACGGTACATTGTTCGTGCATATTGATGGACAGCAAGCGGATATAGATGCTGCACTAGCAATACTTGAGCAGCATGAAATTAAAACGGAGGTGATTGAGCATGCTTAG
- a CDS encoding thioredoxin family protein codes for MNEWTRQKWEQQMQEQPLTAFYLYTPMCGTCAVASKMMDVVEQLLPNLPLGKANLNYMEQLAYDIEIESVPCLVISQRGEIVDKIYAFQSVPFLYEILKKHLTHN; via the coding sequence ATGAACGAATGGACTAGACAAAAGTGGGAACAACAAATGCAAGAGCAGCCGTTAACTGCCTTTTATTTATATACACCGATGTGTGGTACGTGTGCAGTTGCATCAAAAATGATGGATGTTGTGGAACAATTACTCCCAAATCTCCCATTAGGGAAAGCCAATTTAAATTATATGGAGCAGCTCGCTTATGATATTGAAATAGAAAGTGTGCCCTGCCTAGTTATATCGCAAAGAGGTGAAATCGTAGATAAAATCTATGCATTTCAATCCGTACCATTTTTGTATGAAATATTAAAAAAACATTTGACGCATAATTGA
- a CDS encoding toprim domain-containing protein — MNVEKCIIVEGRSDKLKIIPLLAENATILCTNGTISEEDLITLIEPYEHCDLYTMFDADKNGEKLRKLMKRCYSDAIQLVIPKQYIEVAETPSAILLQLLEVAKFAVHK, encoded by the coding sequence ATGAATGTGGAAAAGTGTATAATCGTAGAAGGTCGTTCGGACAAATTGAAAATAATCCCTCTATTAGCCGAAAACGCTACGATTTTATGTACAAATGGTACGATTAGTGAAGAAGACTTAATCACGCTTATCGAGCCTTATGAGCATTGCGATCTGTATACAATGTTTGATGCCGATAAAAACGGAGAGAAATTACGTAAGCTCATGAAGCGTTGCTATTCTGATGCGATACAGCTCGTCATCCCGAAGCAATATATAGAAGTAGCCGAAACTCCAAGTGCTATTTTACTTCAGCTATTAGAGGTAGCAAAATTTGCCGTTCACAAATAA
- the gcvH gene encoding glycine cleavage system protein GcvH translates to MNTPKELRYSEEHEWVKVEDGKARIGITDFAQHELGDIVFVELPAVGDEIQLNQPFGSVESVKTVSELYAPISGKVVEVNEELSDNPEFVNESPYGQAWMVVVELTNPSEIEELMTAEKYEELIAE, encoded by the coding sequence ATGAACACACCTAAAGAATTACGCTACTCAGAAGAACATGAGTGGGTAAAAGTTGAAGATGGCAAAGCACGTATAGGAATTACAGATTTCGCACAACATGAACTTGGCGATATCGTTTTCGTTGAACTACCAGCAGTAGGCGACGAAATTCAATTAAACCAACCATTTGGTAGTGTTGAATCTGTTAAAACAGTTTCAGAATTATACGCACCAATATCAGGTAAAGTCGTTGAAGTAAACGAAGAACTTTCTGATAACCCTGAGTTTGTTAATGAATCTCCGTATGGACAAGCATGGATGGTTGTAGTTGAACTTACTAACCCTTCTGAAATCGAAGAGTTAATGACTGCTGAGAAATACGAAGAGTTAATCGCAGAATAA
- a CDS encoding arsenate reductase family protein, whose translation MTLQFIQYPKCTTCKKAQKWLDANGIVYEAVHIVEQTPSKEQLKSYYEASGLPLKKFFNTSGNKYKELGLKDKLIHMSEEEQISLLASDGMLIKRPIVTDGKKVTLGFKESDFLESWK comes from the coding sequence ATGACATTACAATTTATTCAATATCCAAAATGTACGACATGCAAAAAAGCACAAAAATGGTTAGATGCTAATGGCATTGTTTATGAGGCGGTTCACATAGTAGAACAAACGCCATCTAAAGAACAACTAAAATCATATTATGAAGCAAGTGGCTTGCCGCTGAAAAAGTTTTTTAATACTTCTGGTAACAAGTATAAAGAATTAGGGTTAAAGGACAAACTAATACATATGTCTGAAGAAGAGCAAATTTCTCTACTAGCATCGGATGGTATGCTAATTAAGCGTCCAATTGTAACAGATGGAAAAAAAGTAACATTAGGATTTAAGGAGTCTGACTTCTTAGAATCATGGAAATAA
- a CDS encoding acyl-CoA dehydrogenase family protein has product MEQTSNIIKGGAFLIEDVEIERVFTPEDFTDEQKMIAKTTEDYVNNEVLPVVENLENHEFDHSVRLLKIAGELGLLAADVPEEYEGLALDKISSALIAEKLSPAGGFSITHGAHVGIGSLPIVLFGNEEQKKRYLPKLASGELIAAYALTEPGSGSDALGAKTVAKLNAAGTHYVLNGEKQWITNAGFADVFVVYAKIDGDKFTAFIVDRKFDGVSVGAEEKKMGIKSSSTRTLILQDAQVPVENLLGEIGRGHIIAFNILNIGRYKLGIGTVGASKRAFELAVKYTKQRQQFKTPLSGFNLTKEKLATMASHIYASESLNYRTVGYFEDRLSQLSLEEQKDGQKIAGAIAEYAIECSIAKVVGSETLDYVADEAVQLHGGYGFMAEYEVERIYRDSRINRIFEGTNEINRMIVPGTFMKKALKGELPLLQVAHQLQAELLMLMPEEIGDEPLAQELYLVKNAKKIAVLAAGAAAQAFGAKLDAEQEVLVNIANIANQLYAMESAVIRTQKAIARDGVEKSQQKILYTQIFTQEAFSEIEKEAKDTLLASVEGDAGRMILSALRKLTRNNPYNLIPKKREAAAKLIEAEKFVV; this is encoded by the coding sequence ATGGAACAAACTTCAAACATTATTAAAGGCGGCGCTTTCTTAATCGAGGACGTAGAAATCGAACGCGTATTCACGCCAGAGGATTTCACCGATGAGCAAAAAATGATCGCCAAAACAACAGAGGATTACGTAAATAACGAAGTATTACCTGTTGTAGAAAACCTTGAGAACCATGAATTCGATCACTCCGTACGCTTATTAAAAATTGCTGGTGAACTAGGATTACTTGCGGCGGATGTTCCAGAAGAATATGAAGGTTTAGCTTTAGACAAAATTTCTTCCGCTTTAATCGCTGAAAAATTGTCTCCAGCAGGTGGATTCTCAATTACTCATGGTGCACACGTAGGAATCGGTTCTTTACCAATCGTTCTTTTCGGTAACGAAGAGCAAAAGAAACGCTACTTACCAAAGTTAGCTTCTGGCGAATTAATCGCTGCGTATGCATTAACTGAGCCAGGTTCAGGTTCTGACGCTTTAGGTGCAAAAACAGTGGCCAAATTAAATGCAGCAGGTACTCACTATGTATTAAATGGTGAAAAACAATGGATTACAAACGCAGGATTTGCGGATGTATTCGTAGTATACGCAAAAATCGATGGCGATAAATTCACTGCATTCATCGTTGACCGCAAATTCGACGGCGTATCAGTAGGAGCAGAAGAGAAGAAAATGGGCATTAAATCATCTTCTACTCGTACTTTAATTTTACAAGACGCACAAGTGCCAGTTGAAAACTTACTTGGTGAAATCGGTCGCGGTCATATTATCGCATTCAACATTTTAAACATAGGTCGGTATAAGTTAGGAATAGGTACTGTCGGTGCATCTAAACGTGCATTCGAGCTAGCGGTTAAATATACAAAGCAACGTCAGCAGTTCAAAACGCCACTTTCGGGATTCAACTTAACGAAAGAAAAGTTAGCGACAATGGCATCACATATTTATGCTTCAGAGTCTTTAAACTATCGTACTGTCGGTTACTTCGAGGACCGCTTAAGCCAGTTGTCTCTTGAGGAGCAAAAAGACGGCCAAAAAATTGCGGGTGCTATTGCTGAATATGCGATTGAATGTTCAATTGCAAAAGTAGTCGGTTCTGAAACATTAGACTATGTGGCAGACGAAGCAGTACAATTGCATGGTGGTTACGGCTTCATGGCAGAGTACGAAGTAGAGCGTATTTACCGCGACTCTCGTATTAACCGTATTTTCGAAGGCACAAATGAAATTAACCGTATGATTGTTCCTGGTACATTTATGAAGAAAGCTCTAAAAGGCGAGTTACCACTTCTACAAGTAGCACACCAATTACAAGCAGAGCTCCTAATGTTAATGCCTGAAGAAATTGGTGATGAGCCATTAGCGCAAGAATTATACCTTGTGAAAAATGCGAAGAAAATTGCTGTATTAGCTGCTGGTGCTGCTGCACAGGCGTTCGGAGCAAAACTAGATGCAGAGCAAGAAGTACTTGTGAACATCGCGAACATTGCGAACCAATTATACGCAATGGAATCAGCTGTAATTCGTACGCAAAAAGCGATTGCTCGCGATGGTGTTGAAAAATCACAACAAAAAATTCTTTACACTCAAATCTTCACACAAGAAGCATTTTCAGAAATCGAAAAAGAAGCGAAAGATACATTACTAGCTTCAGTTGAAGGTGATGCTGGCCGTATGATCTTATCAGCACTACGTAAATTAACACGTAACAACCCATACAACTTAATTCCGAAAAAACGTGAAGCAGCTGCGAAACTTATTGAAGCAGAGAAGTTTGTGGTTTAA
- a CDS encoding acetyl-CoA C-acetyltransferase, producing MREAVIVAGARTPIGRAKKGSLATVRPDDFGALVVKETLKRAGYEGPIDDLIIGCAMPEAEQGMNVARNIGALAGLPDTTPALTINRFCSSGLQTIAYAAERIMLGHSKAIIAGGTESMSMIPMTGNTVRLNPKLAEEAPQYYIGMGHTAEEVANRYKVSREDQDAFAVRSHELAEKAIREGKFKDEIVPVEVIEYYVDKNNKLQEKKFTFDTDEGVRPGTSIEGLAKLRPAFNVKGSVTAGNSSQTSDGAAAVLVMDREEAEAQGLKPLAKFLGFAVGGVPPEVMGIGPIVAIPKALEIAGLTQGDIDLWEINEAFASQSLQVVRHLAIDVEKVNVNGGAIALGHPLGATGAILTLKLINELRRRGGKYGVVTMCIGGGMGAAGVFEVL from the coding sequence ATGCGTGAAGCTGTAATTGTGGCAGGAGCAAGAACGCCAATTGGTCGAGCAAAAAAAGGTTCACTTGCAACAGTTCGCCCAGATGATTTTGGTGCGCTAGTAGTAAAGGAAACACTTAAAAGAGCGGGCTATGAAGGTCCGATTGATGATTTAATTATAGGCTGTGCAATGCCCGAAGCAGAGCAAGGAATGAATGTAGCGCGTAATATTGGTGCTTTAGCTGGACTGCCGGATACAACACCAGCACTTACAATAAACCGTTTCTGTTCATCAGGTTTACAAACAATTGCATATGCTGCTGAACGTATTATGCTTGGTCATTCAAAAGCAATAATTGCAGGTGGTACAGAATCAATGAGTATGATTCCGATGACTGGTAACACAGTTCGTTTAAATCCAAAACTTGCTGAAGAAGCACCGCAATACTATATCGGAATGGGTCACACTGCTGAGGAGGTAGCAAATCGCTATAAAGTAAGCCGAGAAGATCAAGATGCATTTGCAGTTCGTTCTCATGAATTAGCAGAAAAAGCCATTCGCGAAGGAAAATTTAAAGACGAAATTGTACCGGTTGAAGTTATTGAGTATTACGTAGACAAGAATAATAAATTACAAGAGAAGAAGTTTACGTTCGATACTGATGAAGGGGTACGACCTGGTACTTCAATTGAAGGCTTAGCGAAATTACGCCCAGCGTTCAACGTGAAAGGTTCTGTAACAGCAGGTAACTCCTCTCAAACTTCAGACGGTGCAGCAGCTGTACTTGTGATGGACCGTGAAGAAGCTGAAGCACAAGGATTAAAACCATTAGCCAAGTTTTTAGGCTTTGCAGTTGGCGGCGTACCACCAGAAGTAATGGGAATTGGCCCAATCGTAGCGATTCCCAAAGCACTTGAAATCGCAGGTCTTACACAAGGCGACATCGATTTATGGGAAATTAACGAAGCGTTCGCATCACAATCACTACAAGTTGTTCGCCATTTAGCCATCGACGTAGAAAAAGTGAATGTAAATGGCGGCGCAATCGCACTTGGCCATCCACTAGGAGCAACAGGTGCCATTTTAACACTAAAATTGATCAATGAGTTAAGACGTCGTGGCGGTAAATACGGTGTAGTAACAATGTGTATCGGCGGCGGTATGGGTGCTGCTGGTGTATTCGAAGTACTGTAA
- a CDS encoding 3-hydroxyacyl-CoA dehydrogenase/enoyl-CoA hydratase family protein produces MSYKIQKAAVLGSGVMGSGIAAHLANIGISTLLLDIAPKELTKDEEAKGLTLESSAVRNRFSNGALQKLLKQKPAPLAAKKNLALITAGNFEDDLVKLKDVDWIIEVIVENLEIKKGLFEKIDTVRRPGTIISSNTSGVSINAMAEGRSEDFQKHFLGTHFFNPPRYLKLLEVIPAITTKLEVVDFMQTFGENVLGKGVVIAKDTPNFIANRIGTYGLLVTMQEMVARNYSVGEVDSVTGPLIGRPKSATFRTLDVVGLDTFAHVAKNVYDQTTGEEQAVFEESPILNKMIENGWLGAKSGQGFFLKQGKEIHELNLSTLQYGPTKKLQTPSVELAKQTKGLANKVKTLVYANDRAGELLWNIFAPTLIYSAQLNGEIADDIVAIDNAMKWGFGWQQGPFELWDAIGVEKSIAKMEAEGREVPAFAKDLLAKGYSTFYTEIDGDLVYFNGTEYVKVPVNEKAIDLKRYKKKNGVIKSNAGASLVDLGDGVALLEFHSQSNAIGLDIIQMINFAIDEVEKNFKGLVIGNQGKNFCVGANLGMILMEAQDDNIFELDFVIKSFQQAMRRIKYSVKPVVAAPFSMTLGGGAEVCLPAAHIQASAETYMGLVEVGVGLIPGGGGNIGLYEKFIKGLPNGVEIDYQNIANKVFETIAMAKVSGSGEEARETNFLNFADGVSVNSDHLIFDAKQAAIALHDAGYVPPVKKPVKVVGAPGYGTLLLGAQGLYNSGMISDHDLKIAKKLAYVIAGGLVPYGTEVSEEYLLGLEKDAFLQLVADQKSQLRMQQMLVKGKPLRN; encoded by the coding sequence GTGTCTTACAAAATTCAAAAAGCAGCCGTTTTAGGTTCAGGGGTAATGGGGTCAGGAATTGCTGCTCACTTAGCAAATATTGGTATTTCAACATTATTATTAGATATCGCACCAAAAGAGCTAACAAAGGATGAGGAAGCGAAGGGGTTAACGCTCGAATCGTCTGCAGTCCGCAATCGTTTTTCAAACGGAGCATTGCAAAAGCTGCTAAAACAAAAGCCAGCACCATTAGCTGCCAAGAAAAACTTAGCATTAATTACTGCAGGTAACTTTGAAGATGATTTAGTAAAGCTAAAGGATGTAGATTGGATCATAGAAGTTATTGTAGAAAACTTAGAAATCAAAAAAGGATTATTTGAAAAAATCGATACGGTGCGTAGACCAGGCACAATCATTTCTTCAAATACTTCTGGCGTTAGTATTAACGCAATGGCTGAAGGGCGTTCGGAAGATTTCCAAAAGCATTTCCTTGGAACACACTTCTTCAACCCGCCACGTTATTTAAAACTTTTAGAAGTAATCCCTGCAATAACAACGAAACTAGAAGTTGTAGATTTCATGCAAACTTTCGGTGAAAATGTGCTAGGGAAAGGTGTTGTAATTGCAAAAGATACACCGAACTTCATCGCAAACCGTATTGGAACTTACGGACTACTAGTAACCATGCAAGAAATGGTTGCCCGTAACTATTCAGTAGGCGAAGTGGATTCGGTAACAGGTCCACTAATTGGCCGTCCAAAATCAGCAACATTCCGTACGCTTGATGTAGTGGGCTTAGATACATTCGCACACGTTGCGAAAAACGTTTATGACCAAACAACTGGTGAAGAACAGGCAGTGTTTGAAGAATCACCAATTTTAAATAAAATGATTGAAAACGGTTGGTTAGGTGCAAAGTCTGGCCAAGGTTTCTTCCTTAAACAAGGAAAAGAAATTCATGAGCTGAACTTATCCACACTTCAATACGGTCCAACAAAAAAACTGCAAACGCCTTCAGTTGAGCTGGCAAAACAGACAAAAGGCTTAGCAAACAAAGTAAAAACATTAGTGTATGCAAATGACCGCGCTGGAGAACTATTGTGGAATATTTTTGCACCAACATTAATTTACTCTGCACAATTAAACGGAGAAATTGCAGATGATATTGTTGCAATCGATAACGCAATGAAATGGGGCTTCGGCTGGCAGCAAGGTCCTTTTGAACTATGGGATGCAATCGGTGTAGAAAAATCCATTGCTAAAATGGAAGCAGAGGGCCGCGAAGTACCTGCGTTTGCAAAAGATTTACTTGCAAAAGGCTACTCAACATTCTACACAGAAATTGATGGTGATCTTGTTTACTTCAATGGCACTGAATATGTGAAAGTACCTGTGAACGAAAAAGCGATTGACTTAAAACGCTATAAAAAGAAAAACGGAGTTATTAAATCAAATGCAGGTGCGAGTTTAGTAGATTTAGGTGACGGGGTAGCACTTTTAGAATTCCATTCACAATCAAATGCGATCGGTTTAGACATTATCCAAATGATTAATTTCGCAATTGATGAAGTAGAGAAAAACTTCAAAGGGCTTGTAATCGGTAATCAAGGTAAAAACTTCTGTGTTGGAGCTAACCTCGGTATGATCCTAATGGAAGCGCAAGACGACAATATTTTTGAACTTGATTTTGTTATTAAATCATTCCAACAAGCGATGCGTCGTATTAAATACAGTGTGAAGCCAGTTGTCGCGGCACCATTTTCAATGACTTTAGGTGGCGGCGCGGAAGTATGTTTACCAGCTGCTCACATTCAAGCATCAGCAGAAACGTATATGGGTTTAGTTGAAGTAGGTGTAGGCTTAATTCCAGGCGGTGGAGGTAACATTGGTCTTTACGAAAAATTCATTAAAGGTTTACCAAATGGTGTTGAAATAGACTATCAAAACATTGCAAATAAAGTATTTGAAACAATTGCAATGGCAAAAGTATCAGGTTCTGGTGAAGAAGCCCGTGAAACCAACTTCTTAAACTTTGCAGACGGCGTGTCGGTGAACTCTGATCACTTAATTTTCGATGCAAAACAAGCTGCGATTGCGCTACATGACGCGGGGTATGTGCCACCAGTGAAGAAGCCAGTAAAAGTTGTTGGAGCACCAGGTTATGGAACATTACTTTTAGGAGCACAAGGCCTTTACAATTCAGGTATGATTAGCGATCATGACCTGAAAATCGCGAAGAAATTAGCGTATGTTATCGCAGGTGGTTTAGTACCATACGGAACAGAAGTGTCTGAAGAGTATTTATTAGGCTTAGAAAAAGACGCATTTTTACAACTAGTAGCAGATCAAAAATCACAATTGCGTATGCAGCAAATGCTTGTAAAAGGTAAACCATTACGTAACTAA
- a CDS encoding thioredoxin family protein, producing the protein MQEITTLEQFNEITGTEKSVVIKFFAGWCPDCTRMDMFIDPIIEEYTQYDWYSINRDNFPELAEKYQVMGIPSLLIFKNGEKLAHLHSANAKSPAQVTEFLDAQV; encoded by the coding sequence ATGCAAGAAATTACTACATTAGAACAATTTAATGAAATTACAGGCACAGAAAAATCAGTTGTTATTAAATTTTTCGCAGGCTGGTGCCCAGACTGTACACGTATGGACATGTTTATTGATCCAATTATTGAAGAATACACACAGTACGATTGGTACTCAATCAACCGCGACAACTTCCCAGAGCTAGCTGAAAAGTATCAAGTAATGGGTATCCCATCACTATTAATTTTCAAAAACGGTGAAAAACTTGCTCACTTACATAGTGCAAATGCAAAATCACCTGCACAAGTAACAGAGTTTTTAGACGCACAAGTATAA